Proteins from a genomic interval of uncultured Desulfuromusa sp.:
- a CDS encoding transposase yields the protein MTLVFGIIEPDFGHIGDAIGIKKISLRGKKKVTGQWQLMTMLHNLTKTHRFGMEFG from the coding sequence ATGACGCTAGTTTTTGGTATCATCGAACCCGACTTCGGGCACATCGGTGACGCCATCGGGATCAAAAAAATCAGCTTACGTGGCAAGAAGAAGGTTACCGGCCAGTGGCAACTGATGACCATGTTACACAACTTGACCAAGACTCACCGATTTGGGATGGAGTTTGGATAG